A window from Thalassophryne amazonica chromosome 15, fThaAma1.1, whole genome shotgun sequence encodes these proteins:
- the LOC117525916 gene encoding N-acyl-aromatic-L-amino acid amidohydrolase (carboxylate-forming) B-like gives MAYVSFPSLSRIAICGGTHGNELSGVYLVREMQKADEVGSISVTTMISNPRAVDVCRRYTEKDLNRCFTKALLSSPVTDSTPHELIRAQELNTQLGPKGSQEAFDVLCDLHNTTANMGLCFIFYSCNWLTVHIYKYVKNKITSVPVRAIKTDLQLWDGVSLDSVGKHGFVIEVGPQPHGVLRADIFNVMKEAVDLMLEWIQKFNSGCTFEGGEVEVYTEVKNVDYPRDPVTQEITAAIHPQLQDNDFSLLQPGDPIFLSFLGETVKYEGETLHPYFVNEAAYYEKKIAFYLARKTVLTMPSISMKID, from the exons ATGGCATATGTTTCTTTCCCATCTTTGTCCCGTATTGCCATTTGTGGTGGCACCCATGGTAATGAGCTGTCAGGAGTCTACTTGGTGAGAGAAATGCAGAAAGCAGATGAGGTTGGATCCATTTCTGTGACGACCATGATATCAAACCCACGAGCTGTTGACGTTTGCAGACGATACACTGAAAAGGATCTCAACCGATGTTTCACAAAAGCCTTGCTGAG TTCACCTGTAACAGATTCAACACCTCATGAGCTGATACGAGCACAGGAGCTGAACACTCAGCTTGGGCCTAAAGGAAGCCAAGAGGCCTTTGACGTCCTCTGTGACCTCCACAACACCACCGCCAACATGGGCCTGTGCTTCATCTTTTACTCCTGCAATTggttaacagtgcacatttataaATACGTAAAG AATAAGATCACCTCTGTGCCTGTACGAGCCATCAAGACAGACTTACAGCTCTGGGATGGTGTCTCCTTAGATTCAGTGGGGAAACATGGTTTTG TGATAGAGGTCGGACCTCAACCCCACGGAGTCCTCAGAGCCGATATCTTCAATGTAATGAAAGAAGCAGTGGATCTGATGTTGGAGTGGATTCAGAAATTCAATTCTG GATGTACATTTGAAGGGGGTGAAGTCGAGGTGTACACCGAGGTGAAGAATGTTGATTACCCAAGAGACCCTGTGACCCAGGAAATCACTGCCGCCATACACCCTCAGTTACAG GATAACGACTTCAGCCTCCTGCAACCAGGCGACCCCATTTTCTTATCATTTTTGGGGGAGACGGTGAAGTATGAGGGGGAAACGCTCCACCCGTACTTTGTGAATGAAGCTGCCTACTATGAAAAGAAGATCGCCTTCTACTTAGCTCGAAAGACTGTTTTGACCATGCCGTCCATAAGCATGAAGATTGACTGA